From the Panthera leo isolate Ple1 chromosome C1, P.leo_Ple1_pat1.1, whole genome shotgun sequence genome, one window contains:
- the MMEL1 gene encoding membrane metallo-endopeptidase-like 1 isoform X2, with protein sequence MGKPESPVGMVEIAGWSGQKRPGLLEGGLLLLLLLLSVALVALGLLYAARGGGKQPPSFPSWLCFSEDERTLVKRKPRAIQRPQVMGEICTTPGCVIAAARILRNMDPSGEPCDDFYQYACGGWLQHHVIPETNSRYSVFDVLRDELEIILKGVLENSTAKDRPAVQKAKMLYRSCMNESVIEKRDSQPLLNILDLMGGWPVAMDKWNESVVQQARPHRPVRLERRPQLQPAHHLHQPTLGMPSREYYFDEGNNHKVREAYLQFMVSVAAMLRADMNLPENGYLVREDMAQVLELETQLANATAPQEERHDVTTLYHRMGLEELQNKFGLKGFNWTLFIQSVLSSVKIKLLPDEEVVVYGIPYLRNLEDIIDVYSARTMQNYLAWRLVLDRISSLSQRFKDARANYRKALYGTTVEEVRWRECVSYVNSNMEGAVGSLYVREAFPRDGKDAVRELIDKVRAVFVETLDELGWMDEASKKKAQEKAMSIREQIGYPDYILEERNKHLDEEYSNLNFSEDQYFENGLQNLKAGAQRSLKKLREKVDQNLWIIGAAVVNAFYSPNRNQIVFPAGILQPPFFSKEQPQALNFGGIGMVIGHEITHGFDDNGRNFDKNGNMLDWWTNFSAQHFQEQSECMVHQYGKYSWDLADHQNVNGFSTLGENIADNGGVRQAYKAYLKWRADGGKDKQLPGLELTYDQLFFINYAQVWCGSYRPEFAAQSLKTDVHSPLKYRVLGSLQNLAAFADAFHCARGTPMHPRERCRVW encoded by the exons ATGGGGAAGCCCGAGAGCCCCGTAGGGATGGTGGAGATTGCCGGCTGGTCGGGACAGAAGCGCCCGGGCCTCCTGGAGggggggctgctgctgctgctgctgctgctgagtgTCGCCCTGGTGGCCCTGGGCCTCCTCTACGCCGCCCGCGGCGGAG GGAAGCAGCCGCCGTCCTTTCCTAGCTGGCTGTGCTTCTCAGAGGACGAGAGGACCCTTGTAAAACGAAAACCCCGAG CCATCCAACGGCCCCAGGTGATGGGTGAAATCTGCACCACCCCTGGCTGCGTGATAGCAG CTGCCAGGATCCTCCGGAACATGGACCCGTCCGGGGAACCGTGTGACGACTTCTACCAGTACGCGTGCGGAGGCTGGCTGCAGCATCACGTGATCCCCGAGACCAACTCCCGGTACAGCGTCTTTGACGTCCTTCGAGACGAGCTGGAGATCATCCTCAAAG gAGTGCTGGAGAATTCCACCGCCAAGGACAGGCCGGCTGTGCAGAAAGCCAAGATGCTGTACCGCTCCTGCATGAACGAGA GCGTGATAGAAAAACGAGACTCGCAGCCCCTGCTGAACATCTTGGATCTGATGGGCGGCTGGCCGGTGGCCATGGACAAGTGGAACGAGAGCGTAG TTCAACAGGCGCGTCCTCATCGACCTGTTCGTCTGGAACGACGACCACAACTCCAGCCGGCACATCATCTAC ACCAGCCCACCTTGGGCATGCCGTCCCGAGAATACTATTTCGACGAAGGCAACAACCACAAG GTGCGGGAAGCGTACCTGCAGTTCATGGTGTCGGTGGCCGCGATGCTGCGGGCGGACATGAACCTCCCCGAGAACGGCTACCTGGTGCGGGAGGACATGGCGCAGGTGCTGGAGCTCGAGACGCAGCTGGCAAAC GCCACGGCCCCGCAGGAGGAGAGGCATGACGTCACCACTCTGTACCACAGGATGGGCCTGGAGGAGCTCCAGAACAAGTTTGGCCTGAAG GGGTTTAACTGGACCCTCTTCATACAATCTGTGCTGTCCTCTGTCAAAATCAAACTGCTGCCAGATGAGGAAGTAGTGGTGTATGGCATCCCCTACCTCCGGAACCTTGAAGACATCATCGATGTCTACTCAGCCAG GACCATGCAGAACTACTTGGCCTGGCGCCTGGTGCTGGACCGCATTAGTAGCCTGAGCCAGCGATTCAAGGATGCGCGAGCTAACTACCGTAAG GCGCTCTATGGCACGACCGTGGAGGAGGTGCGCTGGCGAGAATGTGTCAGCTACGTCAACAGCAACATGGAGGGCGCCGTGGGCTCCCTCTACGTCAGGGAGGCCTTTCCCAGAGACGGCAAGGATGCG GTCAGAGAGCTCATTGACAAGGTGCGGGCGGTGTTCGTGGAGACCCTGGATGAGCTGGGCTGGATGGACGAGGCATCCAAGAAGAAGGCCCAGGAGAAG GCCATGAGCATCCGGGAGCAGATCGGGTACCCAGACTACATCCTGGAGGAGAGGAACAAGCACCTGGATGAGGAGTATTCCAAC CTGAACTTCTCGGAGGACCAGTACTTTGAAAATGGTCTTCAGAACCTCAAGGCTGGTGCCCAGCGGAGCCTCAAGAAGCTTCGGGAGAAAGTGGACCAGAACCT CTGGATCATCGGGGCGGCCGTGGTTAATGCATTCTACTCCCCAAACCGAAACCAGATAG TATTCCCCGCTGGGATCCTGCAGCCCCCCTTCTTCAGCAAGGAGCAGCCACAGGCCTTGAACTTCGGGGGCATTGGGATGGTGATCGGGCATGAGATCACTCACGGCTTTGACGACAACG GCCGGAACTTCGACAAGAACGGCAACATGCTCGATTGGTGGACCAACTTCTCAGCACAGCACTTCCAGGAGCAGTCGGAGTGCATGGTCCACCAGTACGGAAAATACTCCTGGGACCTGGCCGACCACCAAAAC GTGAACGGGTTCAGCACCCTCGGGGAAAACATCGCTGACAACGGAGGAGTGCGGCAGGCATATAAG GCTTACCTAAAGTGGAGGGCAGACGGTGGCAAGGACAAGCAGCTGCCAGGACTGGAACTGACCTACGACCAGCTTTTCTTCATCAACTATGCCCAG GTGTGGTGCGGGTCTTACCGGCCTGAGTTCGCCGCGCAGTCTCTCAAGACCGACGTCCACAGCCCCCTGAAGTACAG GGTGCTGGGCTCGCTGCAGAACCTGGCGGCTTTCGCGGACGCCTTCCACTGTGCCCGGGGCACCCCCATGCACCCGCGGGAGCGATGCCGCGTCTGGTAG
- the MMEL1 gene encoding membrane metallo-endopeptidase-like 1 isoform X1, with product MGKPESPVGMVEIAGWSGQKRPGLLEGGLLLLLLLLSVALVALGLLYAARGGGKQPPSFPSWLCFSEDERTLVKRKPRAIQRPQVMGEICTTPGCVIAAARILRNMDPSGEPCDDFYQYACGGWLQHHVIPETNSRYSVFDVLRDELEIILKGVLENSTAKDRPAVQKAKMLYRSCMNESVIEKRDSQPLLNILDLMGGWPVAMDKWNESVGPQWELEQQLALMNAQFNRRVLIDLFVWNDDHNSSRHIIYIDQPTLGMPSREYYFDEGNNHKVREAYLQFMVSVAAMLRADMNLPENGYLVREDMAQVLELETQLANATAPQEERHDVTTLYHRMGLEELQNKFGLKGFNWTLFIQSVLSSVKIKLLPDEEVVVYGIPYLRNLEDIIDVYSARTMQNYLAWRLVLDRISSLSQRFKDARANYRKALYGTTVEEVRWRECVSYVNSNMEGAVGSLYVREAFPRDGKDAVRELIDKVRAVFVETLDELGWMDEASKKKAQEKAMSIREQIGYPDYILEERNKHLDEEYSNLNFSEDQYFENGLQNLKAGAQRSLKKLREKVDQNLWIIGAAVVNAFYSPNRNQIVFPAGILQPPFFSKEQPQALNFGGIGMVIGHEITHGFDDNGRNFDKNGNMLDWWTNFSAQHFQEQSECMVHQYGKYSWDLADHQNVNGFSTLGENIADNGGVRQAYKAYLKWRADGGKDKQLPGLELTYDQLFFINYAQVWCGSYRPEFAAQSLKTDVHSPLKYRVLGSLQNLAAFADAFHCARGTPMHPRERCRVW from the exons ATGGGGAAGCCCGAGAGCCCCGTAGGGATGGTGGAGATTGCCGGCTGGTCGGGACAGAAGCGCCCGGGCCTCCTGGAGggggggctgctgctgctgctgctgctgctgagtgTCGCCCTGGTGGCCCTGGGCCTCCTCTACGCCGCCCGCGGCGGAG GGAAGCAGCCGCCGTCCTTTCCTAGCTGGCTGTGCTTCTCAGAGGACGAGAGGACCCTTGTAAAACGAAAACCCCGAG CCATCCAACGGCCCCAGGTGATGGGTGAAATCTGCACCACCCCTGGCTGCGTGATAGCAG CTGCCAGGATCCTCCGGAACATGGACCCGTCCGGGGAACCGTGTGACGACTTCTACCAGTACGCGTGCGGAGGCTGGCTGCAGCATCACGTGATCCCCGAGACCAACTCCCGGTACAGCGTCTTTGACGTCCTTCGAGACGAGCTGGAGATCATCCTCAAAG gAGTGCTGGAGAATTCCACCGCCAAGGACAGGCCGGCTGTGCAGAAAGCCAAGATGCTGTACCGCTCCTGCATGAACGAGA GCGTGATAGAAAAACGAGACTCGCAGCCCCTGCTGAACATCTTGGATCTGATGGGCGGCTGGCCGGTGGCCATGGACAAGTGGAACGAGAGCGTAG GCCCCCAGTGGGAGCTGGAGCAGCAGCTGGCCCTGATGAACGCGCAGTTCAACAGGCGCGTCCTCATCGACCTGTTCGTCTGGAACGACGACCACAACTCCAGCCGGCACATCATCTAC ATAGACCAGCCCACCTTGGGCATGCCGTCCCGAGAATACTATTTCGACGAAGGCAACAACCACAAG GTGCGGGAAGCGTACCTGCAGTTCATGGTGTCGGTGGCCGCGATGCTGCGGGCGGACATGAACCTCCCCGAGAACGGCTACCTGGTGCGGGAGGACATGGCGCAGGTGCTGGAGCTCGAGACGCAGCTGGCAAAC GCCACGGCCCCGCAGGAGGAGAGGCATGACGTCACCACTCTGTACCACAGGATGGGCCTGGAGGAGCTCCAGAACAAGTTTGGCCTGAAG GGGTTTAACTGGACCCTCTTCATACAATCTGTGCTGTCCTCTGTCAAAATCAAACTGCTGCCAGATGAGGAAGTAGTGGTGTATGGCATCCCCTACCTCCGGAACCTTGAAGACATCATCGATGTCTACTCAGCCAG GACCATGCAGAACTACTTGGCCTGGCGCCTGGTGCTGGACCGCATTAGTAGCCTGAGCCAGCGATTCAAGGATGCGCGAGCTAACTACCGTAAG GCGCTCTATGGCACGACCGTGGAGGAGGTGCGCTGGCGAGAATGTGTCAGCTACGTCAACAGCAACATGGAGGGCGCCGTGGGCTCCCTCTACGTCAGGGAGGCCTTTCCCAGAGACGGCAAGGATGCG GTCAGAGAGCTCATTGACAAGGTGCGGGCGGTGTTCGTGGAGACCCTGGATGAGCTGGGCTGGATGGACGAGGCATCCAAGAAGAAGGCCCAGGAGAAG GCCATGAGCATCCGGGAGCAGATCGGGTACCCAGACTACATCCTGGAGGAGAGGAACAAGCACCTGGATGAGGAGTATTCCAAC CTGAACTTCTCGGAGGACCAGTACTTTGAAAATGGTCTTCAGAACCTCAAGGCTGGTGCCCAGCGGAGCCTCAAGAAGCTTCGGGAGAAAGTGGACCAGAACCT CTGGATCATCGGGGCGGCCGTGGTTAATGCATTCTACTCCCCAAACCGAAACCAGATAG TATTCCCCGCTGGGATCCTGCAGCCCCCCTTCTTCAGCAAGGAGCAGCCACAGGCCTTGAACTTCGGGGGCATTGGGATGGTGATCGGGCATGAGATCACTCACGGCTTTGACGACAACG GCCGGAACTTCGACAAGAACGGCAACATGCTCGATTGGTGGACCAACTTCTCAGCACAGCACTTCCAGGAGCAGTCGGAGTGCATGGTCCACCAGTACGGAAAATACTCCTGGGACCTGGCCGACCACCAAAAC GTGAACGGGTTCAGCACCCTCGGGGAAAACATCGCTGACAACGGAGGAGTGCGGCAGGCATATAAG GCTTACCTAAAGTGGAGGGCAGACGGTGGCAAGGACAAGCAGCTGCCAGGACTGGAACTGACCTACGACCAGCTTTTCTTCATCAACTATGCCCAG GTGTGGTGCGGGTCTTACCGGCCTGAGTTCGCCGCGCAGTCTCTCAAGACCGACGTCCACAGCCCCCTGAAGTACAG GGTGCTGGGCTCGCTGCAGAACCTGGCGGCTTTCGCGGACGCCTTCCACTGTGCCCGGGGCACCCCCATGCACCCGCGGGAGCGATGCCGCGTCTGGTAG
- the PRXL2B gene encoding prostamide/prostaglandin F synthase isoform X1: protein MSAVDLARVGACVLKHAVTGEAVELRSLWLEQACVVAGLRRFGCSVCRWIARDLSSLRGLLDQHGVRLVGVGPEALGLQEFLEGGYFAGELYLDESKRFYKELGFKRYNSLSILPAALGKPVRDVALKAKAAGIQGNLSGDLLQSGGLLVVTKGGDRVLLHFVQKSPGDYVPRESILQALGIPAEGCASEAPQCAEGACTK from the exons GCAGTGGAGCTGCGGAGTCTGTGGCTGGAGCAGGCGTGCGTGGTGGCTGGCCTGCGGCGCTTCGGCTGCTCGGTGTGTCGCTGGATAGCCCGGGACCTCAGCAGCCTCAGGGGGCTACTGGACCAGCACGGCGTGCGTCTGGTGGGCGTGGGGCCCGAGGCCCTGGGCCTGCAGGAGTTCCTGGAAGGCGGCTACTTCGCGGGAG AGCTCTACCTGGATGAGAGCAAGCGCTTCTACAAGGAGCTGGGCTTCAAGCG GTACAACAGCCTGAGCATCCTGCCGGCCGCCCTGGGGAAGCCCGTGCGCGATGTGGCCCTCAAG gcCAAAGCTGCTGGCATCCAGGGGAACCTGTCCGGAGACTTGCTGCAGAGCGGAGGGCTCCTGGTGGTCACCAAAG GTGGTGACAGAGTGTTGCTGCACTTCGTCCAGAAGTCTCCGGGAGACTATGTCCCCCGGGAGAGCATCTTGCAGGCCCTGGGCATCCCCGCGGAGGGCTGTGCCAGCGAGGCGCCCCAG TGTGCTGAGGGGGCGTGCACAAAGTGA